The nucleotide sequence ATTTTGGAGATAGACTCTTTGAAAGGCTTATTATTGCTAACATTACAGGATTATGATTAAAAACGGATAATCAAAAACCTTTAAAACAAAACACACGATCACACAAAATAATGATTGATATCTCTTATTTATAGTTATTAAAAATACGATTACTCTTTTTTATTTTGTCAATCTAAAATTTAATAAATTTGCCACTTAATATTACATTAACATGGGAATCATTCTAAAACCAATTGATATTGTAGATGATATTACCAAAGAAGAGTTCTTTGAAAAATACCTGAAGCCGCGCAAACCGGTTGTTATAAAAAATATGGCGAGGAAGTGGCCGGCTTATCAGAAATGGACGATGGATTATATGAAGCAAGCCGTAGGTGATGTTGAGGTTCCTTTGTACGACAGTTCTAAAGCGGATCCGGCTGCGCCCATTAATGCGTCTGCTGCGAAAATGAAATTTGCAGATTACATCGACCTGATCGAAAAAGAACCAACAGATCTCAGGATATTTTTGTTCGATCCGATAAAGCAGGCTCCAAAATTACTGGACGACTATATTTTCCCAAAGGATCTGATGGGCGGTTTTCTGGATAAATATCCGAATATGTTCTTCGGAGGAAAAGGTTCTGTAACATTCCTTCATTATGATATAGATATGGCGCATATTTTCCATACGCATTTCAATGGTAGAAAGCATATTCTGCTTTTCGATTATAAATGGAAAGACAGACTTTATCAGATTCCTTATGCTACTTACGCTTTGGAAGATTATGATATAGAAAATCCTGATTTTACAAAGTTTCCAGCATTGGATGGAGTGGAAGGAATTGAGTGTTACCTAGAGCACGGCGACACTTTATTTATGCCGACTGGCTGGTGGCACTGGATGAAATATCTGGACGGCAGTTTCTCCATTTCTCTCAGAGCCTGGGACAAAAGCTGGGCAGTAAAAGCTCACTCGCTTTGGAATCTGACTGTACAGAGAAATTTTGACAATTTTATGAAGCGAAATTTCAAAGCAAAATATATGACCTGGAAAGAGAAGAAAGCCATCGAAAGAGCCAACTATGCTTTGAAGCGTGGGCTTCCGAAAAGATAATATAACCTATTATTAAAAAAATAAAATGCAGCTAAAACTAATTAGCTGCATTTTTATTTTATTTGAAAAGGAATTATACCACGCCTTGTGCAAGCATTGCTTCAGCCACTTTTACGAAGCCTGCAATATTAGCACCTTTTACATAGTTCACATAACCGTTTTCTTCTTTTCCGTAATCTCTACAAGCTTTGTGAATGCCAATCATAATCTCTTTAAGTCTTGCATCAACTTCTTCAGAAGTCCAGTTTAGTCTGATGGAGTTTTGTGTCATTTCCAATCCGGAAGTTGCAACACCACCAGCGTTAGATGCTTTTCCTGGTGAGAACAACACTTTATTGTCCAAGAAGTAATTGATCGCATCCAGCGTAGAAGGCATATTTGCAGCTTCTGTTACACAGATACAACCGTTGGCAACCAGTTTTTTGGCATCCTCCAAATCAAGTTCATTCTGAGTCGCACAAGGAAAAGCAACATCACATTTAACTTCCCAAGGACGTTTCCCAGCGTGGAATTCAGCAGATGGATATTTGGTCACATAATCTTCCGCTCTGTTATTTCCGGTAGCTCTGAGTTCCAAAAGATATTCAATTTTTTCTCCGGAGATTCCGTCTTTGTCATAGATGTAACCATCAGGACCAGAAATGGTTAGTACTTTCCCGCCCAGTTCTGTGAATTTTTTTACAACACCCCAGGCTACGTTTCCAAAACCTGAAACGGTAGCTGTTTTACCTTCTATTTTCTCACCAATGGTTTTCAGCATCTGCTCGGCAAAATAAACCACACCGTAACCAGTAGCTTCTGGTCTGATGAGTGAACCACCGTAAGCTAGACCTTTTCCTGTCAATACACCAGTGAATTCGTTTCTTATCTTTTTGTACATCCCGAAGAGATAACCAATTTCTCTTGCGCCTACACCGATGTCTCCGGCAGGCACGTCCGTTTCTGGCCCGATATGTTTGCAAAGCTCAGTCATGAAAGCCTGGCAGAAACGCATCACTTCCATATCAGATTTACCTTGAGGGTCAAAATCGGAACCACCTTTCCCGCCACCCATTGGAAGCGTAGTTAAGCTGTTTTTAAAAACCTGCTCAAAAGCTAAAAATTTTAAAACACTAAGGTTTACCGTTGGATGAAATCTGATTCCGCCCTTGTATGGACCGATCGCTGAGTTCATCTGGATTCTGAATCCTCTGTTTACCTGAATCTCGCCCTTGTCATCAATCCATGGAACGCGGAAAATAATTACTCTTTCCGGCTCTGCCATTCTCTCTAGCAGCTTCATTCCGGTGTATTCTTTTCTTGTAGAAATAAAAGGAATAACCGTTACGGCTACTTCTTTTACTGCTTGGATAAATTCTGGTTCATTAGGATTTTTGGCTTCAATTTTTGCCATAAATTCCTGAATCTTTTGCTCAACGTTATAGTGCTCCATTGTTCTATAATTATGACAACAAATTTAAT is from Epilithonimonas vandammei and encodes:
- a CDS encoding cupin-like domain-containing protein encodes the protein MGIILKPIDIVDDITKEEFFEKYLKPRKPVVIKNMARKWPAYQKWTMDYMKQAVGDVEVPLYDSSKADPAAPINASAAKMKFADYIDLIEKEPTDLRIFLFDPIKQAPKLLDDYIFPKDLMGGFLDKYPNMFFGGKGSVTFLHYDIDMAHIFHTHFNGRKHILLFDYKWKDRLYQIPYATYALEDYDIENPDFTKFPALDGVEGIECYLEHGDTLFMPTGWWHWMKYLDGSFSISLRAWDKSWAVKAHSLWNLTVQRNFDNFMKRNFKAKYMTWKEKKAIERANYALKRGLPKR
- the gdhA gene encoding NADP-specific glutamate dehydrogenase, with the translated sequence MEHYNVEQKIQEFMAKIEAKNPNEPEFIQAVKEVAVTVIPFISTRKEYTGMKLLERMAEPERVIIFRVPWIDDKGEIQVNRGFRIQMNSAIGPYKGGIRFHPTVNLSVLKFLAFEQVFKNSLTTLPMGGGKGGSDFDPQGKSDMEVMRFCQAFMTELCKHIGPETDVPAGDIGVGAREIGYLFGMYKKIRNEFTGVLTGKGLAYGGSLIRPEATGYGVVYFAEQMLKTIGEKIEGKTATVSGFGNVAWGVVKKFTELGGKVLTISGPDGYIYDKDGISGEKIEYLLELRATGNNRAEDYVTKYPSAEFHAGKRPWEVKCDVAFPCATQNELDLEDAKKLVANGCICVTEAANMPSTLDAINYFLDNKVLFSPGKASNAGGVATSGLEMTQNSIRLNWTSEEVDARLKEIMIGIHKACRDYGKEENGYVNYVKGANIAGFVKVAEAMLAQGVV